The genomic interval GACGAGCTCGCGCCCGGTCACCGAGCCGACGGACACGACCAAGCGCTGACGCGGGGCCGGTGATCACCGGCCCGCCCGCACGAGATGGGAACGTGGGTTGCTCAAGTCTGCCCGCAAAGAGGAGAGGGATCCCGAGGGGCGGATGCCTCTCGCGGATCACCTTCGTGAGCTCCGCAACCGGCTCGCGAAGGCGATGCTGGCCATCGTCATCGTCACGGTCGTCGCCGCCTTCTTCTACAACGACATCATCAACTTGATCACCAAGCCGATCCTCGACTCGGTCGGCTGTGACAAGTCCTTCGCGGAGCTGGCCAAGTCGACGCAGTCGACCAAGCCGTGCGCCGAGATCACGATCAACGGCCTCCTGGCGCCCTTCACGCTGGCCCTGAAGGTGTCGCTGATGGCCGGCGTCGTCGCGGCCTCGCCGGTCTGGCTCTACCAGCTGTGGGCCTTCGTCGCCCCCGGCCTGCACCGCCACGAGAAGAAGTACGCGTACGCGTTCGTCGGCACGGGCGCTCCGCTCTTCCTCATCGGAGCCTACTTCGCCTACACGGTCCTGCCGACCACGGCGCAGGTGCTGATCGGCTTCACCCCGGGCGGCACCTCCAACCTGCTGCCGCTGGACGACCTGCTCGACCTCGTCCTGCGCATGGTGCTGGTCTTCGGCCTCTCCTTCGAGCTGCCCCTGCTGCTGGTCTTCCTCAACCTCACCGGGTTGATCACCGGCAAGCGGATGCTCGGCTGGTGGCGCGGCATGATCATGGCCATCACCGTGTTCGCGGCCGTCGCCACACCGAGCACCGACCCGCTCACCATGCTGGCGCTCGCCGCCCCGATCTGGGTCCTGTACTTCGCGGCGACCGCCTTCTCCCTGCTCAACGACCGGCGCAGGCGCCGTCGCGAGGCCGAGGGACCCGACGACGACGAGGCCTCCGACCTGGACCTCACCCCTGAGGACATCGGCGAGGTCGAGACCGTCTCCGCCAGCCGGGCGCTGCCCGAGCAGTCGGCCACGGACCGGGTCAACGGTTATGACGACGTGACCTGACGACCGGGAAGCGGCTCGTAAGGTCACTTCCGTGACCAGCGAGATCACCCTCTTCGTCAACCCCACCGCGGGCCGCGGCCGGGGCGCCCACGCGGCGCAGCCGGCCGCTTCCGCGTTGCGGGCCGCGGGCTTCGCCGTGCGGACCGTACTGGGCGTGGACGCCGCCGACGCCCTCGCACGCGCGCGTGCCGCCGTCGCCGGCGGCACCGGCGCTCTGATCGCGGTCGGCGGCGACGGCATGGCCAACCTCGCCCTCCAGGCCGTGGCCGGCACCCGTACCCCCTTCGGCCTGGTCGCCGCCGGCACCGGTAACGACTTCGCCCGCGCTCTCGGGCTGCCGGTGCGGGACCCCGCCGCCGCGGGCCGGCTCATCGCCGAGGCCCTCAAGGAGGGCCGCGTCCACGACACCGACCTGGGGCAGGCCGGTGACCACTGGTTCGGCACCGTCCTCGCCTCCGGCTTCGACTCCCGCGTCAACGACCGCGGCAACCGGATGAGATGGCCCACCGGCCGCCTCAAGTACGACCTCGCGATGCTCGCCGAACTGGCCGCCTTCCGGCCCCTCCGGTACCGGATCACGCTCGACGAGGGCCGGGTCCACGAGGTCGAGGCGACCCTGGTGGCCGTCGGCAACGGATCGTCGTACGGCGGCGGCATGCGCATCTGCCCGGGCGCGGACCTCACCGACGGGCTGTTCGACATCACCGTGGTCGGCGACTGCAGCCGTACGACCCTGCTGCGGGTGTTCCCGCGCGTGTACCGGGGTACCCACGTCGACCATCCCAAGGTCACCGTGCTGAAGGCGGCGAAGGTCGAGATCACCGCCGAGGGTGTCACGGGGTACGCGGACGGCGAGCCGCTCGGGCCCCTGCCGCTGAGCGCGCGCTGTGTCCGCGGGGCGGTGCCCGTGGTGGGCCCTTGAACTGCGTGAAGGGCAGGTTTCGCGCACTCCGATCCGGATAATGATCGTCCTGTTGTCAGTGGTGCCGGGTACGCTCGAAAGCACGATGACAGAGGACCTCTCACCGGCCGAGCGGTACGCGGCAGCCCGCCTGCGGGCAGCCGAGCAGGCCACCGCGCTCGCGGACTTCCGCGAGATGTACGACTTCGGTCTCGACCCCTTCCAGATCGAGGCCTGCAAGGCTCTCGAGGCCGGCAAGGGCGTGCTGGTGGCCGCCCCCACCGGCTCCGGCAAGACGATCGTCGGCGAGTTCGCCGTCCACCTCGCCCTCCAGCAGGGCAAGAAGTGCTTCTACACGACCCCCATCAAGGCGCTGTCCAACCAGAAGTACGCGGACCTGAGCCGCCGTTACGGCGCGGACAAGGTCGGCCTGCTCACCGGCGACAACAGCGTCAACTCCGACGCCCCCGTGGTCGTGATGACCACCGAGGTGCTGCGCAACATGCTGTATGCGGGCTCGCAGACCCTCCTCGGCCTCGGATACGTGGTCATGGACGAGGTGCACTACCTCTCCGACCGCTTCCGGGGCGCCGTATGGGAAGAGGTGATCATCCACCTCCCCGAGTCGGTGACCCTGGTGTCGCTCTCGGCCACCGTGTCCAACGCCGAGGAGTTCGGCGACTGGCTCGACACCGTCCGCGGCGACACCCAGGTGATCGTCTCCGAGCACCGGCCCGTGCCGCTGTTCCAGCACGTGCTCGCCGGGCGACGGATGTACGACCTGTTCGAGGAGGGCGAGGGCAACAAGAAGGCCGTCAACCCCGATCTCGCGCGGCTGGCCCGGATGGAGGCCCAGCGGCCGTCGTACCAGGACCGCAGGCGCGGCCGGGCGATGCGCGAGGCCGACCGGGAGCGCGAGCGGCGGCAGCGGTCGAAGGTGTGGACGCCGAGCCGGCCCGAGGTCATCGAGCGCCTCGACGCCGAGGGCCTGCTGCCCGCCATCACGTTCATCTTCAGCCGCGCCGCGTGCGAGGCGGCCGTACAGCAGTGCCTGTACGCCGGTCTGCGGCTCAACGACGACGAGGCGCGGGGCCGGGTGCGCGCCCTCGTCGAGGAGCGCACCGCGTCCATCCCGCACGAGGACCTGCACGTCCTCGGGTACTACGAGTGGCTGGAAGGCCTGGAGCGCGGTATCGCCGCCCACCACGCGGGCATGCTGCCGACGTTCAAGGAGGTCGTCGAGGAGCTGTTCGTACGCGGCCTGGTCAAGGCGGTGTTCGCGACCGAGACGCTCGCGCTGGGCATCAACATGCCCGCGCGCTCGGTGGTGCTGGAGAAGCTCGTCAAGTGGAACGGCGAACAGCACGCCGACATCACGCCCGGCGAGTACACCCAGCTGACGGGGCGTGCGGGCCGGCGCGGCATCGACGTCGAGGGCCACGCGGTGGTGCTGTGGCAGCGCGGGAGCAGCCCCGAGCACCTGGCGGGACTGGCCGGCACGCGCACGTACCCGCTGCGCTCCAGCTTCAAGCCGTCGTACAACATGGCGGTCAATCTCGTGGAGCAGTTCGGGCGGCACCGCTCGCGCGAGCTCCTGGAGACGTCGTTCGCGCAGTTCCAGGCCGACAAGTCGGTCGTCGGCATCTCCCGGCAGGTGCAGCGCAACGAGGAGGGGCTGGACGGCTACAAGGCCTCTATGACCTGCCACCTCGGCGACTTCGAGGAGTACGCACAGCTGCGCCGCGAGCTCAAGGACCGGGAGACGGAGCTGGCCCGGCAGGGCGTCTCCCAGCGGCGGGCCGAGGCGGCCGTGGCCCTGGAGAAGCTCAAGCCGGGCGACGTCATCCACGTGCCGACGGGCAAGTACGCGGGCCTCGCACTGGTACTCGACCCGGGCCTGCCCGCCGGGCGGTCCAACGGCCACCGGGGCTTCGAGCACCACGACGGCCCCCGGCCCCTGGTGCTGACCGCCGAGCGGCAGGTCAAGCGGCTCGCCTCGATGGACTTCCCCGTGCCGGTCGAGGCGCTGGAGCGGATGCGGATCCCCAAGTCCTTCAACCCCCGCTCGCCGCAGTCCCGTCGGGACCTGGCCTCCGCGCTGCGCACCAAGGCCGGGCACATTCCGCCGGAGCGGGCCCGCAAGAAGCGGGCGCAGGCGGCCGACGACCGTGAGATCGCGCGGCTGCGGACGGCGATCCGGGCGCATCCCTGCCACGGGTGCAACGACCGCGAGGACCACGCCCGTTGGGCCGAGCGCTATCACCGGCTGCTGCGCGACACCTCGCAGCTGGAGCGGCGCATCGAAGGGCGCACGAACACCATCGCGCGGACCTTCGACCGGATCGTGGCCCTGCTCACCGAGCTGGACTACCTGCGCGCCGACGAGGTCACCGAGCACGGCAAGCGGCTGGCCCGGTTGTACGGCGAGCTCGATCTGCTGGCCAGCGAGTGCCTGCGGGAAGGCGTCTGGGAGGGGCTCGGCCCCGCCGAACTGGCCGCGTGCGTGTCGGCGTTGGTGTACGAGTCCCGCGTGGGCGACGACGCCATGGCGCCCAAAGTGCCGTCCGGCAAGGCCAAGGCCGCGCTCGGCGAGATGGTGCGGATCTGGGGACGGCTGGACGCCCTCGAGGAGGACTTCCGCATCAACCAGACCGAGGGAGTGGGCCAGCGTGAGCCCGACCTCGGGTTCGCCTGGGCTGCCTACATGTGGGCTTCCGGCAAGGGGCTGGACGAGGTGCTGCGGGAGGCGGAGATGCCGGCCGGGGACTTCGTGCGGTGGTGCAAGCAGGTGATCGACGTGCTGGGGCAGATCTCGGCGGCGGCACCGGTTTCCGGGGGCGAGGGGTCCACCGTCGCGAAGAACGCGCGGAAGGCCGTTGATCTGTTGCTGCGGGGGGTTGTGGCCTACTCGTCGGTGGGGTGACGGGTTCGGGGGCGGGTGCGGGTGCGGGTGCGTGGGGAGCTGGTCGCGCAGTTCCCCGCGCCCCTTAAAAACCTTGGCTCGGCCTGTGCTGCAGAAAGCCGCGCCATCCTCCGTATGACGTGACGTCCTCAGCGTCCTCCAGTGCGCTTGGTTCGCACAGGAAGCCGGGGATCCTGGTGCCGTCCGTCAGTTCTACGCTTCCCAAGGCCATGGGGCGGGGGAGTGTCGCCAGGAGGCGACCCAGGCCCTCCGCCGGGAGGCGCCAGACCTCTGCTTCGATCGCGGCGCCACCCTCGCCCACGTGGACCAGGCCCGGCTTCGGCGGGACCGTCCGCAGGGCGTGCAGGCGGTACACCGGGGCCGTGGTCGTCGTACGGTCGTAGCGGGCGCCCAGGGACAGCAGTTGGGGGTTGAGCGGCTGGCCCGTCAGGTGCGCGCCGACCACCGCGAGCCGGGTCTCCGGCTGGAGCAGGCGCGCGATGCTCGCCAGGCGCTCGTCGGTGTGCGCCGGGCCGATCAGCATCACGCCGAACGGGAGACCGTTCACCTCGCCCGCCGGAACGGCTGCCGCGGCCAGGTCGAAGAGGTTCGTGGAGTTGGTGAAGCGGCCCAGGCGGGCGTTGGCGCCGAGGGGGTCGGCGGCGACCTCGGCGAGGGTGGGGTGACCGGGGGTGGTGGGCAGGAGAAGGGCGTCCGCGTCGGCCAGCTCGGCCAGGGCCCGGGTGCGGAGCGTGGCCAGGCGGTCCAGGTCGGCGTAGAGCTGGTGGGCCGGGAGGTCGCGGGCCCCGGTGATGATGGCGGCGACCGTGGGGTCGAGGGAGTCGTCGTGTGCCGCTGCCGCCTTGTCGACGAAGGCACCCACCGCCGTGTAGCGCTCGGCCACGAACGCGCCCTCGTAGAGCATCGCCGCCGCCTCCGTGAAGGGCGCGAGGTCGAGCTCGCGTACCGACGCGCCGGCCGTGATCAGCTGCTCCACCGCCTGTTCGTACGCCTCGGCCCAGCCCTCGTCCAGTTCGCCGAGCTGCTCGCGCGGCGGGACCGCGATGCGCCAGGGGCCGGGCCGGCGTCCGGGGAGGGCCGGGGCGGTGCCGGTCGTCATGTGGGACAGCGCCTGTTCGGCCTCCGGGAGGGTGCGGGCGAAGACCGTCACGCAGTCGATCGAGGCGCAGGCCGGGACGACCCCGGCCGTGGGGACCAGGCCGCGGGTGGGCTTGAGCCCGACGATGCCGTTGAAGGCGGCCGGGACCCGGCACGAGCCCGCCGTGTCGGTGCCGAGCGCGAAGTCGACGATGCCCAGCGCCACGGCGACCGCCGAACCGGAGCTGGAACCGCCGCTCACCCTCGCCGGGTCGTACGCGTTGCGGACCGCGCCGTACGGAGAGCGGGTGCCGACCAGGCCCGTCGCGAACTGGTCCAGGTTCGTGGTGCCGAGCACGATCGCGCCCGCCGCGCGGAGCCGGGCGACCACCGGGGCATCGGCGCCGGGACGGTAGGCGTACGACGGGCAGCCCGCGGTGGTGGGCAGGCCGGCCACGTCGATGTTGCCCTTGACGGCGAACAGGCGGCCCGCGAGGGGGAGTCGCTCGCCTCGCGCGAGCCGTTCGTCGATCGCCCGGGCCTCCTCCTCGACCTCCTCCCGCGGACGCAGATCGATCCAGATCTCCGGGCGGTCCACGGCCTCGACGCGGTCGTGGGCGGCACGGACCCGGGTGACGGTGCTGGACATGGCGCGCTCCTCTTTCACTGTGCGGGCTCTGCGGCCTGTGCGGGCGTTCACTGTGCGGGCGGGGCCAGGACGAGCAGTGCCGTCCCCGCCTCCACCTGGTCGCCCGGCCTGGCCAGGATCTCCGCGACCACGCCGGCCGCCGGCGCGTGCACCCTGGACTCCATCTTCATCGCCTCCAGGGCCAGGAGCGGCTGCCCGGCCGCCACCTCGTCACCCGGCTCGACGTTCAACTGCCATACGGACGCGGCGAATTCGGCCTCGATCAGACGGCCGCCCGGGGGGACCGCGATGTCGACGGGGGCGACGGCCGGCGTGGCCGCCGACTCGGCCCGCGCGAACTCGCCCGCCGCCTCCCACGCATCCCGCTCCGCGGAGAAGGCCGCCTGCTGGCGCTCCCTGAACTCCGCTATGGGCTCGGCGTGTTCGGTGAGGAAGGCCTGGTACTCGGCGAGCGAGAAGGTGCCCTCCTC from Streptomyces sp. CC0208 carries:
- the atzF gene encoding allophanate hydrolase — encoded protein: MSSTVTRVRAAHDRVEAVDRPEIWIDLRPREEVEEEARAIDERLARGERLPLAGRLFAVKGNIDVAGLPTTAGCPSYAYRPGADAPVVARLRAAGAIVLGTTNLDQFATGLVGTRSPYGAVRNAYDPARVSGGSSSGSAVAVALGIVDFALGTDTAGSCRVPAAFNGIVGLKPTRGLVPTAGVVPACASIDCVTVFARTLPEAEQALSHMTTGTAPALPGRRPGPWRIAVPPREQLGELDEGWAEAYEQAVEQLITAGASVRELDLAPFTEAAAMLYEGAFVAERYTAVGAFVDKAAAAHDDSLDPTVAAIITGARDLPAHQLYADLDRLATLRTRALAELADADALLLPTTPGHPTLAEVAADPLGANARLGRFTNSTNLFDLAAAAVPAGEVNGLPFGVMLIGPAHTDERLASIARLLQPETRLAVVGAHLTGQPLNPQLLSLGARYDRTTTTAPVYRLHALRTVPPKPGLVHVGEGGAAIEAEVWRLPAEGLGRLLATLPRPMALGSVELTDGTRIPGFLCEPSALEDAEDVTSYGGWRGFLQHRPSQGF
- a CDS encoding DEAD/DEAH box helicase, which codes for MIVLLSVVPGTLESTMTEDLSPAERYAAARLRAAEQATALADFREMYDFGLDPFQIEACKALEAGKGVLVAAPTGSGKTIVGEFAVHLALQQGKKCFYTTPIKALSNQKYADLSRRYGADKVGLLTGDNSVNSDAPVVVMTTEVLRNMLYAGSQTLLGLGYVVMDEVHYLSDRFRGAVWEEVIIHLPESVTLVSLSATVSNAEEFGDWLDTVRGDTQVIVSEHRPVPLFQHVLAGRRMYDLFEEGEGNKKAVNPDLARLARMEAQRPSYQDRRRGRAMREADRERERRQRSKVWTPSRPEVIERLDAEGLLPAITFIFSRAACEAAVQQCLYAGLRLNDDEARGRVRALVEERTASIPHEDLHVLGYYEWLEGLERGIAAHHAGMLPTFKEVVEELFVRGLVKAVFATETLALGINMPARSVVLEKLVKWNGEQHADITPGEYTQLTGRAGRRGIDVEGHAVVLWQRGSSPEHLAGLAGTRTYPLRSSFKPSYNMAVNLVEQFGRHRSRELLETSFAQFQADKSVVGISRQVQRNEEGLDGYKASMTCHLGDFEEYAQLRRELKDRETELARQGVSQRRAEAAVALEKLKPGDVIHVPTGKYAGLALVLDPGLPAGRSNGHRGFEHHDGPRPLVLTAERQVKRLASMDFPVPVEALERMRIPKSFNPRSPQSRRDLASALRTKAGHIPPERARKKRAQAADDREIARLRTAIRAHPCHGCNDREDHARWAERYHRLLRDTSQLERRIEGRTNTIARTFDRIVALLTELDYLRADEVTEHGKRLARLYGELDLLASECLREGVWEGLGPAELAACVSALVYESRVGDDAMAPKVPSGKAKAALGEMVRIWGRLDALEEDFRINQTEGVGQREPDLGFAWAAYMWASGKGLDEVLREAEMPAGDFVRWCKQVIDVLGQISAAAPVSGGEGSTVAKNARKAVDLLLRGVVAYSSVG
- the tatC gene encoding twin-arginine translocase subunit TatC, encoding MLKSARKEERDPEGRMPLADHLRELRNRLAKAMLAIVIVTVVAAFFYNDIINLITKPILDSVGCDKSFAELAKSTQSTKPCAEITINGLLAPFTLALKVSLMAGVVAASPVWLYQLWAFVAPGLHRHEKKYAYAFVGTGAPLFLIGAYFAYTVLPTTAQVLIGFTPGGTSNLLPLDDLLDLVLRMVLVFGLSFELPLLLVFLNLTGLITGKRMLGWWRGMIMAITVFAAVATPSTDPLTMLALAAPIWVLYFAATAFSLLNDRRRRRREAEGPDDDEASDLDLTPEDIGEVETVSASRALPEQSATDRVNGYDDVT
- a CDS encoding diacylglycerol kinase, whose amino-acid sequence is MTSEITLFVNPTAGRGRGAHAAQPAASALRAAGFAVRTVLGVDAADALARARAAVAGGTGALIAVGGDGMANLALQAVAGTRTPFGLVAAGTGNDFARALGLPVRDPAAAGRLIAEALKEGRVHDTDLGQAGDHWFGTVLASGFDSRVNDRGNRMRWPTGRLKYDLAMLAELAAFRPLRYRITLDEGRVHEVEATLVAVGNGSSYGGGMRICPGADLTDGLFDITVVGDCSRTTLLRVFPRVYRGTHVDHPKVTVLKAAKVEITAEGVTGYADGEPLGPLPLSARCVRGAVPVVGP